One Pleurocapsa minor HA4230-MV1 DNA segment encodes these proteins:
- a CDS encoding NAD-dependent epimerase/dehydratase family protein: protein MKVIILGGDGFCGWPTSLHLSNLNFEVIIVDNLSRRNIDNELEVSSLTPIAPIGQRLSTWKNITGKEIKFYNLDIAEEYDRLLSLISSEKPDAIVHFAEQRAAPYSMKSSKHKRYTVNNNLNATNNLLCAIVESGLDIHLVHLGTMGVYGYGTAGMKIPEGYLDVEVVTDSGDRIQQEILYPANPGSVYHMTKTQDQLFFYYYNKNDDIRVTDLHQGIVWGTNTPETLMDEKLVNRFDYDGDYGTVLNRFLMQAAIGYPLTVHGTGGQTRAFIHIKDTVRCVQLAIENPPQKGERVRILNQMTETHRVIDLAKMVAQMTGGEIAYLENPRNEAVENELFVKNQRFIDLGLEPTTLSQGLLKEVTEVAGKYTHRCDKSKIPCTSLWIQKQKAKSSSNGLEAAETTKV, encoded by the coding sequence ATGAAAGTTATTATCTTAGGAGGAGACGGTTTTTGTGGCTGGCCTACCTCACTGCACTTATCAAATCTCAACTTTGAGGTGATCATTGTTGATAATTTATCCAGAAGAAATATAGACAATGAATTAGAAGTTAGCTCTTTAACACCAATTGCACCTATTGGACAAAGATTGTCTACCTGGAAAAATATTACAGGCAAAGAAATTAAATTTTATAATCTAGACATTGCTGAGGAATACGATCGCCTGTTGAGTCTAATCTCTAGCGAAAAGCCTGATGCGATCGTTCACTTTGCCGAACAACGAGCAGCGCCCTATTCGATGAAGTCTTCTAAGCATAAGCGCTATACGGTTAACAATAACCTCAACGCTACCAATAACCTGCTTTGCGCCATTGTGGAATCTGGGCTAGATATTCATTTAGTCCACCTAGGTACGATGGGAGTTTACGGTTACGGTACAGCAGGAATGAAGATTCCCGAAGGCTATTTGGATGTAGAAGTTGTGACCGATAGTGGCGATCGCATTCAGCAAGAAATTCTTTATCCAGCAAATCCTGGTAGCGTCTATCACATGACCAAAACCCAGGATCAACTATTTTTTTATTACTACAATAAGAACGACGATATTCGCGTTACCGACCTCCACCAAGGAATTGTTTGGGGAACTAACACTCCTGAAACTTTGATGGATGAAAAGTTAGTCAACCGCTTTGACTACGATGGAGACTACGGCACAGTTTTAAATCGTTTTCTGATGCAGGCTGCTATTGGTTATCCTCTAACAGTTCATGGTACTGGAGGACAGACTAGAGCTTTTATTCATATTAAAGATACAGTTCGCTGTGTCCAGTTAGCAATTGAAAATCCCCCACAAAAAGGCGAGCGAGTCCGAATTCTCAACCAAATGACAGAGACTCATCGGGTAATCGATTTAGCTAAAATGGTCGCCCAAATGACGGGTGGAGAAATAGCCTATCTGGAAAATCCACGAAATGAGGCAGTCGAAAACGAACTATTTGTGAAAAACCAGCGTTTTATCGATCTAGGATTAGAACCCACTACCCTGAGTCAAGGATTACTGAAAGAAGTAACAGAGGTAGCTGGAAAATATACTCATCGTTGCGACAAGAGCAAAATTCCCTGCACTTCTTTATGGATTCAAAAACAAAAAGCAAAATCCTCAAGTAATGGTCTAGAAGCTGCTGAAACTACTAAAGTTTAG